A genomic segment from Aegilops tauschii subsp. strangulata cultivar AL8/78 chromosome 1, Aet v6.0, whole genome shotgun sequence encodes:
- the LOC109747492 gene encoding BTB/POZ and MATH domain-containing protein 1 translates to MSSPIACVGEPSGSASAIVATSARGYHTLKIDGYWCAKATPTGEFLQSSQFFVGGHCWRIYYFPNGKDSETADYISFYLKLDEIATEDVKTMFTINFAKVAEKRLSWPWASTTRYVFGGKQMWGYPKFIKREDLEKSEHLKDDSFTIRCDIAVIHDICTKQTSAPKFVFVPPPELNQHLGDLLKTEKGADVVFEVGGERIAAHRCVPASRSPVFSAELFGVMKEGDTASVIHIDDLEAQVFKELLYFAYTDSLREAKEEEEDIMCQHLLVAADRYNMERLKLICEEKLCKYIDAGSVPTILALAEQYHYNGLKKACFDFLSCPAHRRAVVATEGFQNLCKSFPSLVMELIAMPSPP, encoded by the coding sequence ATGTCTTCCCCCATCGCTTGTGTCGGTGAGCCGTCGGGATCCGCCTCTGCCATCGTCGCCACCTCGGCGAGAGGATATCATACCCTCAAGATCGACGGTTACTGGTGCGCCAAGGCGACCCCCACGGGTGAGTTCCTCCAATCCAGTCAATTCTTCGTCGGCGGCCATTGCTGGCGCATCTACTATTTCCCCAATGGCAAGGACTCCGAAACAGCAGATTATATTTCCTTTTACCTCAAGCTCGATGAAATTGCAACCGAGGATGTGAAGACGATGTTCACTATTAATTTCGCCAAGGTGGCTGAGAAGCGACTGTCATGGCCGTGGGCATCCACAACTAGATATGTTTTTGGTGGTAAGCAAATGTGGGGCTATCCAAAGTTCATCAAGAGGGAGGATTTGGAGAAGTCGGAGCATCTCAAGGACGATTCTTTCACAATCAGGTGTGACATTGCCGTCATCCATGACATCTGCACCAAACAGACCAGCGCTCCAAAGTTTGTCTTTGTGCCCCCACCCGAGCTGAATCAGCACCTCGGTGATCTCCTCAAGACTGAGAAGGGCGCTGACGTTGTGTTTGAGGTAGGCGGTGAGAGGATTGCTGCACACCGGTGTGTGCCCGCGTCGCGATCTCCAGTCTTCAGCGCGGAGCTCTTTGGCGTGATGAAGGAGGGCGACACAGCCAGTGTCATACACATAGATGACTTGGAGGCACAGGTTTTCAAGGAGTTGCTCTACTTCGCCTACACTGACTCATTGCGAGAGgcaaaagaagaagaggaagatatCATGTGTCAGCATCTGCTCGTTGCGGCGGACAGGTATAACATGGAGAGGCTAAAGCTTATTTGTGAGGAAAAATTATGCAAGTACATTGATGCAGGCTCTGTTCCGACCATTCTAGCACTTGCTGAGCAGTACCACTACAATGGGTTGAAGAAGGCATGCTTTGATTTTCTCAGCTGCCCGGCACATCGGAGGGCAGTCGTGGCCACTGAGGGCTTCCAAAATTTGTGTAAGAGCTTCCCTTCTCTTGTGATGGAGCTGATTGCCATGCCCTCGCCACCTTAG